Proteins co-encoded in one Natronorubrum daqingense genomic window:
- a CDS encoding pyridoxal-phosphate-dependent aminotransferase family protein, translated as MTKKSEYTGDYPDKTLYIPGPTEVREDVIDAMCEPMFGHRMDQMTDLYTTIVEDTKEFLGTDNEVIILTGSGTEFMESSILNLVDENVLVTTCGSFSERQANVAERLGKSVDTLEYEWGQAVKPEDVRETLEESDTDYDVVTCVMNESSTGVRNPIEEIGDVLADYPDTYFVVDAVSSLGGDFVDIDEHNIDVIFTSVQKAFAMPPGLAVCVVSDDAYERELESDSASWYGGFQRTLDYYDRKGQTHSTPAIPIMLAYRKQMKHMLEEGHDSRDERHREMAEYTREWANEHFAMFPEDGYESQTVACIENTQGIDVAATIDAVDEEYGMVFSNGYGSQLGEETFRIGHMGEHDLESVQELTDAIEDIAGL; from the coding sequence GTGACCAAGAAATCCGAGTACACGGGCGACTATCCCGACAAGACGCTGTATATCCCGGGCCCAACGGAGGTACGCGAGGACGTTATCGACGCCATGTGCGAACCGATGTTCGGCCACCGCATGGACCAGATGACCGACCTTTACACGACCATCGTCGAGGACACGAAGGAGTTCCTCGGGACCGACAACGAGGTCATCATCCTCACCGGTTCGGGCACCGAGTTCATGGAGAGTTCGATTCTCAACCTCGTCGACGAAAACGTCCTCGTCACGACCTGTGGCAGTTTCAGCGAACGCCAGGCCAACGTCGCCGAACGACTCGGGAAATCGGTCGACACCCTCGAGTACGAGTGGGGGCAGGCAGTCAAACCCGAAGACGTCCGCGAGACGCTCGAGGAAAGCGACACCGACTACGACGTCGTCACCTGCGTAATGAACGAGTCCTCGACAGGTGTCCGAAATCCGATCGAGGAGATCGGTGACGTTCTCGCCGATTATCCGGACACCTACTTCGTCGTCGACGCCGTTTCCTCGCTCGGCGGCGACTTCGTCGATATCGACGAGCACAACATCGACGTCATCTTCACGTCGGTCCAGAAGGCCTTCGCGATGCCCCCCGGATTGGCCGTCTGCGTCGTCAGCGACGACGCCTACGAGCGCGAACTCGAGTCCGACTCGGCCTCGTGGTACGGCGGCTTCCAGCGCACCCTCGACTACTACGACCGAAAGGGTCAGACCCACTCCACGCCCGCGATTCCGATCATGCTCGCCTACCGCAAGCAGATGAAGCACATGCTCGAGGAGGGCCACGATTCCCGCGACGAGCGCCACCGCGAGATGGCCGAGTACACCCGCGAGTGGGCCAACGAACACTTCGCGATGTTCCCAGAGGACGGCTACGAATCGCAGACGGTTGCCTGCATCGAGAACACGCAAGGGATCGACGTCGCAGCGACCATCGACGCCGTCGACGAGGAGTACGGCATGGTCTTCTCGAACGGCTACGGTTCCCAACTCGGCGAGGAAACGTTCCGCATCGGCCACATGGGCGAACACGATCTCGAGAGCGTTCAGGAGTTGACCGACGCTATCGAGGACATCGCCGGCCTTTGA
- a CDS encoding plastocyanin/azurin family copper-binding protein, which yields MARNNAISRRTALKVTGAAAATALVAGCSDDDDNGDDDNGDDGDAEYEAEPDDEIIFFGESDGWEGESPDEIDGEVNPTLILEEGESYTIGWEEGDGSSHNIEIRGDDGSVVNGHQTDEVDEPDGDDQMLEFEATEDMVEYVCAPHDNAMIGTIEVE from the coding sequence ATGGCACGAAATAACGCAATTTCACGGCGGACAGCACTGAAGGTCACGGGTGCGGCAGCGGCGACCGCACTCGTCGCCGGTTGTTCCGACGATGACGACAACGGCGACGACGACAACGGCGACGATGGCGACGCAGAGTACGAAGCAGAGCCTGACGACGAGATCATCTTCTTCGGCGAGAGCGACGGCTGGGAAGGCGAATCCCCAGACGAGATCGACGGCGAAGTCAACCCGACGCTCATCCTCGAAGAAGGCGAATCGTACACCATCGGCTGGGAAGAAGGCGACGGCTCCAGCCACAACATCGAGATCCGAGGAGACGACGGCTCCGTCGTCAACGGTCACCAGACCGACGAGGTCGACGAGCCAGACGGCGACGACCAGATGCTCGAGTTCGAAGCAACCGAAGACATGGTCGAGTACGTCTGTGCGCCCCACGACAACGCCATGATCGGTACCATCGAAGTCGAATAA
- a CDS encoding MFS transporter: MHSSDRDRIVLAAVVFAVLFSQLLLYPGVGTLVEALGADETTSFATSELDASMWFLVAEFAAYVAFVGVWGAASDVTGRRTPFIVAGALAGAVSYAALAAVPAIGSIPFEGVLLIRVVQGAMTIGAFSLTMTMLMDLEGGHGRNMGAAGIAIGLGAALGAPIGGQLTELDPVAPLAGAAVLLVCVGALVTRVPDRSQEHSRSARDLLEGIRRRPSLSIPYAFGFVDRLTAGFFALVGTLYFQETFGVGPAMTGLLLACFFAPFALLQYPMGALSDRIGRTIPIVVGSLCYGLGILAVGAAPSVATVALAMITVGVLGALVSPATMALVTDIAAEDERGLAMAGFNVAGSLGFLGGFLVGGTVASTYGYDLAFLTVGGLEIAIAVVAVPAFLRWSLGRSDRLDHDRI, translated from the coding sequence GTGCACTCGAGTGACCGCGACCGGATCGTCCTCGCAGCCGTCGTCTTCGCCGTGTTGTTCTCCCAGCTGTTGCTCTATCCGGGGGTCGGAACGCTCGTCGAGGCACTGGGAGCCGACGAGACGACGTCCTTCGCGACGAGCGAACTCGACGCGAGCATGTGGTTTCTCGTCGCCGAGTTCGCCGCGTACGTCGCCTTCGTCGGGGTCTGGGGTGCAGCGAGCGACGTAACCGGTCGACGGACGCCGTTCATCGTCGCCGGAGCGCTCGCGGGTGCCGTCAGTTACGCCGCGCTCGCCGCCGTTCCCGCGATCGGCTCGATTCCGTTCGAAGGCGTTCTCCTCATTCGGGTCGTTCAGGGCGCGATGACCATCGGCGCGTTCTCGCTCACGATGACGATGCTGATGGACTTAGAGGGGGGACACGGCCGAAACATGGGTGCCGCAGGGATCGCCATCGGTCTCGGTGCCGCACTCGGCGCACCGATCGGCGGGCAACTCACCGAACTCGATCCGGTCGCGCCACTCGCCGGAGCAGCCGTCCTCCTCGTCTGCGTCGGCGCGCTCGTTACGCGCGTTCCGGATCGAAGCCAGGAACACAGTCGGAGTGCGCGCGATTTGCTCGAGGGCATTCGACGACGACCGTCGCTCTCGATTCCGTACGCGTTCGGATTCGTCGACCGATTGACGGCCGGCTTTTTCGCCCTCGTCGGCACGCTGTACTTTCAGGAGACGTTCGGCGTCGGTCCCGCGATGACGGGACTGTTACTCGCGTGCTTTTTTGCCCCGTTCGCGCTGTTGCAGTACCCCATGGGCGCACTTTCGGATCGTATCGGGCGCACGATTCCGATCGTCGTGGGTTCCCTGTGTTACGGACTCGGTATCCTCGCCGTCGGTGCCGCGCCCTCGGTCGCGACCGTCGCGCTCGCGATGATCACCGTTGGCGTCCTCGGTGCGCTGGTCTCGCCCGCGACGATGGCGCTGGTCACCGACATCGCCGCCGAAGACGAGCGCGGCCTCGCGATGGCCGGCTTCAACGTCGCCGGCAGCCTCGGCTTCCTCGGCGGGTTTCTCGTCGGCGGCACGGTCGCGAGCACCTACGGCTACGACCTCGCGTTCCTCACCGTCGGTGGTCTCGAGATCGCGATCGCCGTGGTCGCCGTGCCGGCATTTTTGCGCTGGTCTCTCGGCCGAAGTGACCGTCTCGATCACGATCGTATCTGA
- a CDS encoding DsrE family protein produces MQTVFHLTTDNHDEQRTTLTIAENLTKDDSVEMDDVAVVAQSHGIEPLTADGEGNETVESMLESGISFKACANTLELKELTEEDLLEGVETVPSGGGELTRLQHEGYAYIRP; encoded by the coding sequence ATGCAGACGGTGTTCCACCTCACGACCGACAATCACGACGAGCAACGAACGACGCTGACTATCGCGGAGAACCTCACGAAAGACGACTCCGTTGAGATGGACGATGTCGCAGTCGTCGCCCAATCACACGGCATCGAGCCGCTGACCGCCGACGGCGAGGGCAACGAAACCGTCGAATCGATGCTCGAGTCCGGCATCTCGTTCAAAGCCTGCGCCAACACGCTCGAGTTGAAGGAGCTGACGGAGGAGGACCTGCTCGAGGGCGTCGAGACGGTTCCCTCCGGCGGCGGCGAGCTCACGCGCTTGCAACACGAGGGATACGCCTACATCCGCCCCTAA
- a CDS encoding O-acetylhomoserine aminocarboxypropyltransferase/cysteine synthase family protein, translating to MSDDASDGTVDESDCPERGLGTRSVHAGQTPDSETGAMAPPIYQTTSYVFDDADTAADLYALEAEGYIYSRIANPTVTALEDRLASLEGGAGAVATASGMAALDSATLVLAEAGDNVVCSTDTYGGTTAYFSKTASRRDIETKFVPTLEYDAYAEAIDEDTAFVHVETIGNPSLVTPDFERVADIAHDHGVPLVVDNTFATPALCRPLEHGADVVWESTTKWLHGSGTTVGGVLVDGGTFPWGEHGYDEIAGENHAYHGVDFSRDFPDAPFAETVRFRSLRSLGNQQSPFDAWQTLQGLESMPLRVEKHCENAAIVAEYLADHEDVAWVTHPGLENHPTHDNARRYLNDFGGMIAFGLEDGFEAGKTFCEEVEVAQFLANIGDAKTLVIHPASTTHGQLTPEERAEAGVTEDLVRMSVGIENPEDILADLEQAIDAATDTQSVETGATGGD from the coding sequence ATGAGTGACGACGCGAGCGACGGGACCGTCGACGAATCGGACTGTCCCGAGCGCGGTCTCGGGACGCGGAGCGTACACGCCGGCCAGACCCCCGACTCCGAGACGGGTGCGATGGCACCACCGATCTACCAGACGACCTCCTACGTCTTCGACGACGCCGATACCGCGGCCGATCTCTACGCCCTCGAGGCCGAGGGCTACATCTACTCGCGGATCGCCAACCCGACCGTGACGGCCCTCGAGGATCGACTCGCTTCTCTCGAGGGTGGCGCGGGCGCGGTCGCGACGGCGAGTGGAATGGCCGCGCTCGATTCGGCGACGCTCGTCCTCGCCGAGGCGGGTGACAACGTAGTCTGTTCGACCGACACCTACGGCGGGACGACGGCGTACTTCTCGAAGACGGCCTCTCGCCGAGACATCGAGACGAAATTCGTGCCGACGCTCGAGTACGACGCTTACGCGGAGGCGATCGACGAGGACACCGCGTTCGTTCACGTCGAGACCATCGGCAACCCCTCGCTGGTGACGCCCGACTTCGAGCGCGTCGCCGACATCGCCCACGACCACGGCGTGCCACTCGTCGTGGACAACACGTTCGCGACGCCGGCGCTCTGTCGCCCCCTCGAGCACGGCGCAGACGTCGTCTGGGAGTCGACCACGAAGTGGCTTCACGGCTCGGGGACGACCGTCGGCGGCGTGCTCGTCGACGGCGGCACGTTCCCGTGGGGCGAACACGGCTACGACGAAATCGCGGGCGAGAACCACGCCTACCACGGCGTCGACTTCTCTCGAGACTTTCCCGACGCGCCCTTCGCCGAAACGGTTCGCTTCCGTTCGCTGCGAAGTCTGGGCAACCAGCAATCGCCATTCGACGCCTGGCAGACCCTGCAGGGACTCGAGTCGATGCCCCTCCGCGTCGAGAAACACTGCGAGAACGCCGCCATCGTCGCGGAGTACCTCGCCGACCACGAGGACGTCGCCTGGGTCACCCACCCCGGACTCGAGAATCACCCGACGCACGACAACGCCCGGCGGTATCTGAACGACTTCGGCGGGATGATCGCGTTCGGGCTCGAGGATGGATTCGAGGCGGGCAAAACCTTCTGCGAGGAGGTCGAGGTCGCGCAGTTCCTCGCGAACATCGGCGACGCGAAGACGCTCGTGATCCACCCCGCGAGCACGACGCACGGCCAACTGACGCCCGAAGAACGCGCGGAAGCGGGCGTGACGGAGGACCTCGTCCGGATGTCCGTCGGGATCGAGAATCCCGAGGACATCCTCGCCGACCTCGAGCAGGCAATCGACGCGGCGACGGACACCCAATCCGTCGAGACAGGCGCGACGGGTGGTGACTGA
- the metX gene encoding homoserine O-acetyltransferase MetX, with amino-acid sequence MTTKNTIDLGEFQFLSGESIPSLEVAYETYGEFDGDNAVLICHALTGSSHVARRPDAGDETAGQARAWWGDVVGPGKAIDTSEYYVVCANAPGSCYGTTGPSSENPETGEPYGTDFPPVTVGDWTRAQRALLDELGVGRLRAVIGGSVGGMNVLDWLRRFPDDVDRAGAVATAGRLDPQCLALDTVARRAITADPNWNGGQYYDGPDPEEGLARARQIGHIMYLSKASMARKFGRRSAGRETVREEPPDPAAAFFPYREVESYLDYQAEKFTDRFDANSYLYMTRAMDDFDLSAGYESDADALAAFEGELLALSFTGDWHFTVEQSEALAEACREGGVDVAHHVVESDHGHDAFLVEPEKVGPPLSELLEEGISGRTITDTDTDSSPNETDSFAPVHTSLFSE; translated from the coding sequence ATGACGACCAAGAACACGATCGATCTCGGCGAGTTTCAGTTCCTGTCGGGCGAGTCGATTCCATCGCTCGAGGTGGCCTACGAGACCTACGGCGAGTTCGACGGTGACAATGCCGTCTTGATCTGTCACGCCCTCACCGGCAGTTCACACGTCGCCAGACGGCCCGATGCGGGCGACGAGACGGCCGGACAGGCTCGCGCCTGGTGGGGCGACGTCGTCGGTCCCGGGAAGGCCATCGACACCAGCGAGTACTACGTCGTCTGCGCGAACGCGCCGGGGTCGTGCTACGGTACGACGGGGCCCTCGAGCGAGAATCCCGAGACGGGCGAGCCCTACGGCACCGATTTTCCCCCCGTCACGGTCGGCGACTGGACGCGCGCACAGCGGGCGCTCCTCGACGAACTCGGGGTCGGCCGCCTCCGCGCCGTCATCGGCGGCAGCGTCGGCGGGATGAACGTCCTCGACTGGTTGCGACGGTTCCCCGACGACGTCGACCGCGCGGGTGCCGTCGCCACCGCCGGTCGACTCGACCCGCAGTGTCTCGCGCTCGACACCGTCGCGCGGCGGGCGATTACTGCGGATCCGAACTGGAACGGCGGGCAGTACTACGACGGACCCGACCCCGAAGAAGGGCTGGCTCGAGCGCGCCAGATCGGTCACATCATGTACCTCTCGAAGGCCTCGATGGCCCGCAAGTTCGGGAGGCGGTCGGCAGGTCGGGAAACGGTCCGCGAGGAGCCGCCGGACCCCGCGGCTGCCTTCTTCCCGTATCGGGAGGTCGAGTCCTACCTCGACTATCAAGCCGAGAAGTTCACCGACCGATTCGACGCGAACAGCTACCTCTACATGACGCGCGCGATGGACGACTTCGACCTCTCGGCGGGCTACGAGTCCGACGCGGACGCCCTTGCAGCGTTCGAGGGCGAACTGCTGGCCCTCTCGTTCACCGGCGACTGGCACTTCACCGTCGAGCAATCCGAAGCGCTCGCCGAGGCCTGTCGCGAGGGCGGCGTCGACGTGGCCCACCACGTCGTCGAATCCGACCACGGTCACGACGCGTTTCTCGTCGAACCCGAAAAAGTCGGGCCGCCGCTCTCGGAACTGCTCGAGGAGGGAATTTCTGGACGGACGATCACCGACACCGACACTGACTCCTCGCCCAACGAGACCGACTCGTTCGCGCCGGTGCACACGAGTTTGTTTTCCGAGTGA
- the serB gene encoding phosphoserine phosphatase SerB → MTVVAFDFDGTLSDSEMTVLLGDRCGVAGDMAEITERAMNDEIGYAESLRKRAALLEGLPKADVTAAFDEVELRPGAADLIEELTDAGVTTAILTGGFERGVAAALEAEDVSVDHIVSNRLPMADDGEGAASDDGEQAGALTGDVDGPLIEGTKDDALEDLAADVGVDLAETVAVGDGANDLPMLEVAGLAIGFEPKPAVEPHCDVVVSTMAEAREVLADENVLTAN, encoded by the coding sequence ATGACAGTCGTCGCCTTCGACTTCGACGGAACGCTCTCCGATTCGGAAATGACCGTCCTGCTCGGCGATCGCTGCGGGGTCGCCGGCGATATGGCCGAGATCACCGAACGGGCGATGAACGACGAGATTGGCTACGCCGAGAGCCTCCGGAAACGAGCCGCCTTGCTCGAGGGCTTGCCGAAAGCCGACGTTACCGCCGCCTTCGACGAGGTCGAACTCCGCCCCGGCGCAGCGGACCTCATCGAGGAACTCACCGACGCGGGCGTGACGACCGCAATCCTCACGGGTGGCTTCGAACGCGGCGTCGCGGCTGCACTCGAGGCCGAGGACGTCTCCGTCGATCACATCGTCTCGAATAGGCTGCCGATGGCCGACGACGGCGAGGGGGCAGCCTCGGACGACGGCGAGCAGGCGGGAGCACTCACAGGAGACGTCGACGGGCCGCTCATCGAGGGCACGAAAGACGACGCGCTCGAGGACCTCGCCGCCGACGTCGGTGTCGACCTCGCGGAGACCGTCGCGGTCGGCGACGGCGCGAACGATCTGCCGATGCTCGAGGTCGCTGGTCTCGCCATTGGCTTCGAGCCAAAGCCGGCCGTCGAACCACACTGTGACGTCGTCGTTTCGACGATGGCGGAGGCGCGAGAGGTCCTCGCCGACGAGAACGTGCTGACGGCGAACTGA